The Tubulanus polymorphus chromosome 1, tnTubPoly1.2, whole genome shotgun sequence genome contains a region encoding:
- the LOC141914807 gene encoding signal recognition particle 14 kDa protein-like → MVLLENDNFLSELTRYFQRSKQSGSLTITMKRYDGRTTPQPKDKKDQKGTSSTSHQTTPQEELKCLIRASLGSKKIATVVNQKEMNRFQLAYANVIKANMDGLKKKEKKTKAKTKRKA, encoded by the exons ATGGTATTACTGGAAAATGATAAC TTTTTGAGTGAGCTGACAAGATATTTTCAAAGGTCAAAACAGTCAGGATCTCTTACTATCACGATGAAACGGT ATGATGGTCGCACTACACCTCAGCCTAAGGATAAGAAAGATCAAAAaggaaccagttccaccaGCCACCAAACCACACCACAAGAGGAATTAAAGTGTTTAATTAGAGCATCATTAGGAAGCAAGAAAATAGCTACAGTA GTAAATCAGAAGGAAATGAATAGATTTCAATTA GCCTATGCAAATGTAATCAAAGCCAATATGGATGGATTGAAGAAGAAAGAGAAGAAAACCAAAGCGAAAACGAAAAGGAAGGCATAA
- the LOC141914430 gene encoding protein N-lysine methyltransferase METTL21A-like, producing MLYKSTSELLTTILLQLVIGIYTSHSYESNSEEHCSHSANSHSAPVQSLNDPQLAKCASNSNTNMALVVYEEKQNFLERFYDDKWHYTCKDKVLSVKQKWTELGVAGVVWDAATVLSDFLQGKAELVKGKKVLEIGAGTGLVGLYSNVLGAEVTITDRQEVLDHIRNVVKHNELDNSRLTVAELDWTKNYPEFGTFDVIVGADVIYIESLFQDLLKTLTNLSNSETVVFLSCKIRYDKDWRFIDMLKKTMHVEEVLHDKDRDIRIFKANKVV from the exons ATGCTTTATAAATCCACCTCTGAATTATTGACCACTATACTGCTACAGCTGGTAATAGGAATCTATACCAGCCACAGCTACGAGTCGAACAGTGAGGAACACTGTAGCCACAGTGCCAACAGTCACAGTGCACCGGTCCAGTCTCTGAATGATCCACAGCTCGCAAAATGTGCCAGTAACAGTAATACAAATATGGCATTAGTTGTttatgaagaaaaacaaaacttCCTCGAACGCTTTTACGACGATAAATGGCATTATACTTGTAAAGACAAGGTTCTAAGTGTTAAGCAAAAGTGGACCGAGTTAGGAGTCGCTGGTGTGGTTTGGGACGCT GCAACTGTGTTGAGCGATTTCTTGCAAGGCAAGGCTGAACTTGTCAAGGGAAAGAAAGTGCTAGAAATTGGTGCAGGAACAGGTCTTGTCGGCCTTTACTCAAATGTATTAG GTGCAGAGGTTACCATTACGGACAGACAGGAGGTGCTGGATCATATACGAAATGTTGTTAAGCACAACGAATTGGACAATTCTCGATTAACGGTCGCAGAATTAGACTGGACAAAAAACTATCCGGAATTCGGTACATTTGATGTTATCGTCGGCGCCGATGTCATCTACATCGAATCATTATTTCAAGACTTACTCAAGACACTTACGAATCTCAGCAATAGTGAAACTGTAGTGTTTCTGTCCTGTAAAATACGCTACGATAAAGACTGGAGATTTATCGACATGTTGAAAAAGACAATGCACGTCGAAGAGGTTTTACACGATAAAGACAGAGATATACGTATATTTAAAGCTAATAAAGTCGTTTGa
- the LOC141902687 gene encoding tetratricopeptide repeat protein 8-like, which translates to MDPLFLAYSYFRRRKFERCVTICSHLLEKNPYDQSAWSLKTRALTEQVYVDEVDVDEEGMAELVMDDNAIAQVTRPGTSLRQPGTGQGAPSQGIRPTTQSGRPVTGFARPGTQGGRPGTMEQAIRTPRTASTARPVTSASGRYVRLGTASMLSTPDGPFINLSRLNMPKYAARPNLAKTLFEYIFHHENDVRNALELAALSTEASQFKDWWWKVQLGKCYYRLGLYRDAEQQFKSALKQQEIVDTYLYLSKVYTRIDQPLTAIEVYKEGAQKHEGETSLLTGIARLYEALNDMTNAVDYYKNVLKFDSMHVEAIACIGTHHFYTDQPEIALKFYRRLLQMGVYNTELFNNLGLCCFYAQQYDMTLTCFERALSLATDDSVIADVWYNIGQVALGIGDLNLSYQAFRMALSANNDHAEAYNNLGVLEMKKGKLEQARAFFQAAFTLAPMMFEPHYNFAALSDKLGDFQSSYSSVQRALESFSDHVDSKELLKILKQHFTLL; encoded by the exons ATGGATCCTTTATTCTTAGCTTACAGTTATTTTAGGCGTCGTAAATTTGAAAGATGTGTCACGATTTGTTCGCATTTACTCGAAAAGAACCCTTACGATCAG AGCGCTTGGAGTCTTAAAACCAGGGCATTGACGGAGCAAGTTTATGTTGATGAGGTGGATGTTGATGAGGAAGGTATGGCAGAGTTAGTGATGGATGACAACGCTATAGCGCAGGTTACACGCCCTGGTACATCACTTCGACAACCGGGCACCGGTCAAGGAGCACCTAGTCAAGGAATCAG ACCTACGACCCAGTCAGGCAGACCGGTTACCGGATTTGCTCGACCAGGGACTCAGGGAGGACGGCCGGGTACGATGGAACAAGCTATTCGTACTCCGCGTACGGCTTCCACGGCAAGGCCAGTTACCAGCGCATCTGGACGTTATGTTCGACTCGGAACT GCATCGATGCTGTCAACTCCAGATGGACCGTTTATAAATCTGTCTCGATTGAATATGCCGAAATATGCCGCCCGTCCAAACCTTGCGAAAACGCTCTTTGaatacatatttcatcatGAAAACGATGTCCGCAAT GCTTTAGAATTGGCAGCGTTAAGTACTGAAGCAAGTCAGTTTAAAGACTGGTGGTGGAAGGTGCAGCTcggtaaatgttattacag GTTAGGACTATACCGAGACGCAGAACAACAGTTCAAGTCGGCGTTAAAACAACAAGAAATAGTCGATACGTATTTGTACCTGAGTAAAGTCTACACGCGTATCGATCAGCCTTTAACGGCGATTGAAGTTTATAAGGAAGGAGCTCAAAAACACGAAGGAGAAACTTCGCTACTCACTGGTATAGCGCGGTTATACGAG GCATTAAATGATATGACAAATGCAGTTGATTACTACAAAAATGTCCTGAAATTCGACAGCATGCACGTGGAAGCCATTGCCTGTATTGGAACTCATCATTTCTACACTGATCAGCCTGAAATAGCCCTGAAATTTTATAG GCGACTGCTACAGATGGGTGTCTACAATACGGAATTGTTCAATAATTTAGGCTTATGTTGTTTTTACGCTCAACAATATGATATGACACTTACGTGCTTTGAAAGAGCGCTTTCCCTCGCAACTGATGACAGTGTTATTGCTGATGTCTGGTACAATATAGGCCAAGTTGCTCTT GGTATTGgagatttgaatttatcatATCAAGCATTTCGTATGGCTTTATCCGCGAACAATGACCACGCCGAAGCTTACAATAATCTCGGCGTTTTAGAAATGAAGAAAGGAAAGCTTGAACAG GCCCGTGCATTTTTCCAAGCAGCGTTCACTTTAGCGCCGATGATGTTCGAACCTCATTATAATTTTGCCGCACTTTCAGATAAG